In Chlorogloeopsis sp. ULAP01, the following proteins share a genomic window:
- the murD gene encoding UDP-N-acetylmuramoyl-L-alanine--D-glutamate ligase: MPKGHVIGLGKSGVAAARLLKQQGWEVVLSDRNTSANLQKQQQELATEQITVELGYSLELDSSDLPQLIVVSPGVPWDIPELVKVRELGIETIGEMELAWRYLQPVPWVAITGTNGKTTTTSLIAVIFQTAGLDAPACGNIGYAACEVALAPKRPDWVIGEISSYQIESSSLAPRIGVWTTFTPDHLSRHKTLENYYNIKARLLRNSEIQVFNGDDVYLNKLGLTHWPDAYWTSIKGKDFLIGDKGFYIENGWVVEKLTATSTPEAIIEVSALRMVGEHNQQNLLMSVAAARLAGIDTAAISRAISEFPGVPHRLEHICTWQGIDFINDSKATNYDAAEVGLASVKSPVILIAGGEAKAGDDTGWMARIKAKAAAVLLIGDAAPTFAQRLQELGYGNYEIVETMDRAVPRAAELAQKNQAAVVLLSPACASFDQYANFEQRGDRFRQLCLEWVGNS, translated from the coding sequence ATGCCCAAAGGCCATGTTATTGGATTAGGAAAATCCGGTGTCGCTGCGGCGAGATTGTTGAAACAGCAGGGATGGGAGGTGGTGCTAAGTGATCGCAACACCTCTGCCAACCTGCAAAAACAACAACAAGAATTAGCAACTGAACAAATTACTGTTGAACTAGGGTATTCCCTGGAATTAGATAGTTCAGATTTACCACAATTAATAGTTGTCAGTCCCGGTGTTCCCTGGGATATTCCCGAATTAGTCAAAGTACGAGAGTTGGGTATAGAAACGATCGGGGAAATGGAACTCGCTTGGCGGTATTTACAACCAGTTCCTTGGGTAGCAATTACTGGCACCAATGGTAAAACTACTACTACCTCTTTAATTGCTGTAATTTTTCAAACAGCAGGATTGGATGCACCAGCGTGCGGTAATATCGGCTACGCTGCCTGTGAAGTAGCCTTAGCACCAAAGCGCCCTGATTGGGTAATCGGGGAAATTAGCAGCTACCAAATTGAATCTTCTTCTTTAGCACCACGTATTGGTGTATGGACGACTTTTACGCCAGATCACCTCAGTCGCCACAAAACATTAGAGAATTACTACAATATCAAAGCCCGTTTGCTGCGTAACTCAGAGATCCAAGTATTTAATGGCGATGACGTATATTTGAATAAATTAGGTTTAACTCATTGGCCTGATGCCTATTGGACAAGTATAAAAGGCAAAGATTTCCTGATTGGAGATAAAGGTTTTTACATTGAGAATGGTTGGGTTGTCGAAAAATTAACTGCAACATCTACACCGGAAGCCATTATCGAAGTATCTGCATTGCGAATGGTAGGAGAACACAATCAGCAAAATTTATTAATGTCAGTTGCTGCGGCGCGGTTAGCAGGAATTGATACAGCCGCCATTTCTCGTGCCATTAGTGAGTTTCCTGGTGTTCCTCATCGCTTGGAACATATTTGTACTTGGCAAGGCATTGATTTTATTAACGACAGCAAAGCCACTAACTACGACGCCGCCGAAGTGGGGTTAGCATCGGTTAAAAGTCCAGTCATTTTAATTGCTGGTGGTGAAGCAAAAGCTGGTGATGATACTGGCTGGATGGCACGAATTAAAGCCAAAGCCGCCGCAGTATTACTGATTGGCGATGCAGCACCTACCTTTGCTCAACGCTTGCAAGAGCTTGGGTATGGTAATTATGAAATTGTAGAAACAATGGACAGAGCTGTTCCTAGAGCGGCAGAATTAGCTCAAAAGAATCAAGCAGCTGTAGTTTTGCTATCACCCGCTTGCGCAAGCTTCGATCAATACGCCAACTTTGAGCAACGGGGCGATCGCTTCCGGCAGTTGTGTTTGGAGTGGGTAGGAAATAGTTAA
- a CDS encoding Uma2 family endonuclease — MSEVGTVDINFPEISDAEVTFPPGDLWSDEPPLESDLHREQIELLISILKLWWRERQDFYASGNLTVYYSPNQKKSEFFRGPDFFVVLGTEKKDRKSWVVWQEDGKYPNLIIEIISNSTADVDKGFKKQLYQDTFRTPDYFWFDPVTLEFQGFHLVDGQYQEIQPTPDGKLWSQQLGLYLGVHEGKLRYFTPEQQLIPSAEELAEQEKLRAQQAEERLQQTEQELTRLREILRAQGIDPENI, encoded by the coding sequence ATGTCTGAAGTCGGTACTGTAGATATCAACTTTCCTGAAATTTCAGACGCAGAAGTTACCTTTCCACCTGGCGATTTATGGAGTGATGAACCCCCTTTGGAAAGTGATTTACACCGCGAGCAAATTGAACTCTTAATTAGTATCCTCAAACTTTGGTGGCGAGAACGCCAAGATTTTTACGCTTCTGGGAACCTAACAGTTTATTATAGTCCCAATCAAAAAAAGTCAGAGTTTTTCCGGGGGCCTGATTTTTTTGTAGTTTTGGGAACCGAGAAAAAAGATCGTAAAAGTTGGGTAGTCTGGCAAGAAGATGGCAAGTATCCCAATCTAATTATCGAAATTATATCAAACTCTACTGCCGATGTTGACAAAGGCTTTAAAAAACAACTTTATCAAGACACTTTCCGCACACCTGATTACTTCTGGTTTGATCCTGTCACATTAGAATTTCAGGGATTTCATTTAGTAGATGGGCAATATCAAGAAATTCAACCTACTCCTGATGGCAAGTTGTGGAGTCAGCAGTTAGGACTTTATTTAGGAGTGCATGAAGGGAAATTACGTTACTTCACACCTGAACAACAATTGATACCTTCTGCTGAGGAATTAGCTGAACAAGAAAAATTACGCGCACAACAAGCAGAGGAACGCTTACAACAAACAGAGCAAGAATTGACTAGATTGCGAGAAATTTTACGCGCCCAGGGAATAGATCCTGAGAATATTTAA
- a CDS encoding Uma2 family endonuclease, with the protein MQVQSPKRYYTPEEYLALEEAAEYKSEYRDGEIVPMTGGTTNHNKIALNFAANLKFGLRGQNYDIYIGDVRLWIPRYRQYTYPDVMVIEGEPLYTEIGTTTLMNPLLIVEVLSKSTKNYDQGDKFLYYRSIPEFKEYILIDQERYYVMQYSKTLEGKWLLTEYESQEAVLELSSIRFQISLNDIYDRVNFTETEE; encoded by the coding sequence ATGCAAGTACAATCCCCCAAACGCTACTACACCCCAGAAGAATATTTAGCACTAGAGGAGGCGGCTGAGTACAAAAGTGAATACCGCGACGGAGAAATCGTTCCCATGACAGGGGGGACAACAAATCACAATAAAATTGCTCTGAATTTTGCTGCTAACTTGAAGTTTGGCTTAAGAGGGCAAAACTATGATATCTATATCGGTGACGTGCGGTTGTGGATACCCCGTTATCGCCAGTACACTTATCCCGACGTCATGGTAATTGAGGGAGAACCGCTTTATACGGAAATAGGTACAACGACTCTAATGAATCCGTTGCTAATTGTTGAGGTATTATCTAAATCAACTAAAAACTACGATCAAGGCGACAAGTTTCTCTACTATCGGTCAATCCCTGAGTTTAAAGAGTATATCCTAATTGATCAAGAAAGATATTATGTCATGCAGTACAGCAAAACACTTGAAGGAAAATGGTTATTAACTGAATATGAATCCCAAGAAGCTGTTTTGGAATTAAGTTCTATCCGGTTTCAAATTAGTTTGAATGATATTTACGATCGCGTAAATTTTACTGAGACTGAAGAGTAA
- a CDS encoding hemolysin family protein, producing MSPTVEILIIFLLILANSLFVMSELAIVSARKVRLQQLAERGDPKARVAFELASSPNQFLATVQIGITLLGILSGAFAESTIVRRLEPLLIQMPWLASYSDAIATVIAVLIITYLTLILGELVPKRIALNSPEPIASIVAIPMKLLATITAPLVYLLSISTDAVVRTLGIRPSNEPQVTEEEIRVLIEQGTEEGTFEEAEQDMVERVFRFGDRPISSFMTPRPEIVWLDLEDSVEENRQKVIESPYSRYPVCQGGLDNVLGVIPVTDLLARSLTGEPLDLTVGLRSPVFVPESTRGLKVLELFKQTVTHMALVVDEYGVIQGLVTLNDVMIEIVGDVPSAEELENPQAVQREDGSWLLDGMLSVEEFFELFDLEEYLRGHQGNYQTLGGFVITHLGRIPSAADHFEWQGMRFEVMDMDGNRVDKVLVVPKQKQSLDSKKEG from the coding sequence ATGTCACCAACTGTAGAAATCCTAATTATTTTCCTACTCATCCTCGCCAACAGCCTGTTTGTCATGTCAGAGTTGGCTATAGTCTCAGCACGCAAGGTTCGTTTACAACAGCTTGCAGAGCGGGGAGATCCAAAAGCTCGCGTTGCCTTTGAACTAGCCTCTTCCCCAAATCAATTTTTGGCTACAGTTCAAATAGGGATAACTCTTCTGGGTATCTTGTCTGGTGCTTTTGCCGAATCGACGATTGTTAGGAGATTAGAACCTTTATTGATTCAAATGCCCTGGCTAGCATCCTATTCTGATGCGATCGCTACCGTCATAGCTGTTTTAATTATTACTTATCTGACGCTAATTCTTGGTGAATTAGTACCAAAACGGATAGCTCTCAACAGCCCGGAACCAATTGCTTCGATTGTTGCTATTCCCATGAAATTACTAGCGACAATTACTGCACCATTAGTATATTTATTAAGTATATCAACTGATGCGGTTGTGCGAACTTTGGGTATCAGACCATCTAATGAACCACAAGTAACAGAAGAAGAAATTAGAGTCTTAATAGAGCAGGGTACAGAGGAGGGAACCTTTGAAGAAGCAGAACAAGATATGGTAGAGCGAGTATTTCGGTTTGGCGATCGCCCCATTAGCTCGTTTATGACACCTCGCCCAGAAATTGTCTGGTTGGATTTAGAGGATTCTGTAGAAGAAAATCGACAGAAGGTGATTGAAAGTCCATATTCTCGGTATCCGGTTTGTCAAGGAGGGCTGGATAATGTTTTAGGTGTGATCCCGGTAACTGATTTGTTAGCCCGCAGTTTAACCGGGGAACCGTTAGATTTGACGGTGGGATTACGATCGCCAGTATTTGTACCAGAAAGTACTCGTGGCTTGAAGGTTCTGGAATTGTTCAAACAAACCGTCACTCATATGGCACTAGTAGTTGATGAATATGGTGTGATTCAGGGATTAGTCACTCTTAACGACGTGATGATTGAAATTGTTGGTGATGTTCCTTCCGCCGAAGAACTAGAAAATCCCCAAGCTGTACAACGAGAGGATGGTTCTTGGTTACTAGATGGAATGTTATCGGTAGAAGAGTTTTTTGAACTTTTCGATCTTGAAGAATATCTGCGAGGGCATCAAGGCAACTATCAAACACTAGGTGGTTTTGTGATTACTCATCTTGGCCGTATTCCCTCAGCAGCAGATCATTTTGAATGGCAGGGTATGCGCTTTGAAGTTATGGATATGGATGGTAATCGTGTTGATAAGGTACTAGTAGTACCTAAGCAGAAACAATCCTTGGATAGTAAAAAAGAAGGCTAG
- the glyS gene encoding glycine--tRNA ligase subunit beta: MSAFLLEVGTEELPASFLSSAITQWKSLIPQSLADNSLTSDVVEIYGTPRRLAVLIKGLPSKQADREEEIKGPPAQAAFKNGTPTPAAQGFAKKQGVELDALEVRPTDKGDFVFVRKVILGRSVAEILAELVREWISRLEGKRLMRWGDGDLRFSRPIRWLVTLLDEAVLPIELVNGSETIKSDRISRGHRILHPEPVIIPQAIDYVTVMRLASVVVNVEERAKIITQEVKESAQKLNGYAEIYPDLLEEVTNLVEWPSAVIGKFETEYLNLPTEVITTVMVHHQRYFPVFKTSNPQELLPYFVTISNGDSAKSDIIAIGNERVIRARLADGKFFYDADLKNPLDSFLPQLAKVTFQEDLGSLLDKVGRISKIATQIAEQLQVNEDERHHIHRAALLCKADLVSQMVYEFPELQGIMGQKYALASGEPQAVATAIFEHYLPRGADDILPQTLTGQVVGLADRLDTLGSIFGLGMIPTGSSDPFALRRAANAVINITWAADLSINLQQLLEQIATDFVSARDKNKTELVAILEEFFLQRIRTLLQEEKQIDYDLVNAVLGENDRDYAERALKDLLDVRDRALFLQQIRNDGTLDKIYETVNRSARLAAQGDLDTKQLDPTVAVSPELFQKPSEAAFYNALVELLPQTQAAGRSRNYQLLVAGLEEIAPTVSNFFDGAESVLVMDPDPQIKRNRLHLLGLLRNHARVLADFGAVVKNL; this comes from the coding sequence ATGTCGGCATTTTTATTAGAAGTTGGTACAGAAGAACTACCTGCAAGCTTTTTGAGTAGCGCCATAACACAGTGGAAGTCGCTGATTCCCCAAAGTTTAGCAGACAACAGCCTCACGAGTGACGTCGTCGAAATTTACGGTACTCCCAGACGCCTGGCGGTACTCATTAAAGGTTTACCATCTAAGCAAGCAGATCGTGAAGAAGAAATTAAAGGCCCACCCGCACAAGCTGCATTTAAAAATGGTACACCAACACCAGCAGCACAAGGTTTTGCCAAAAAACAAGGTGTGGAACTCGATGCTTTAGAAGTTCGCCCTACTGACAAAGGGGATTTTGTATTTGTGCGGAAAGTCATCCTCGGCCGTAGTGTAGCAGAAATTTTGGCAGAACTTGTGCGAGAGTGGATTTCGCGCTTAGAAGGTAAGCGGTTGATGCGCTGGGGTGACGGAGATTTACGCTTTTCTCGCCCGATTCGCTGGTTGGTAACTTTATTAGATGAAGCAGTATTGCCGATAGAATTAGTGAATGGATCTGAGACAATAAAGAGCGATCGCATCTCTAGAGGGCATCGCATCTTGCATCCAGAGCCAGTAATTATTCCTCAAGCTATTGATTATGTGACTGTGATGCGTTTGGCATCGGTTGTTGTCAATGTTGAAGAAAGAGCAAAGATTATCACCCAAGAAGTCAAAGAGTCAGCACAAAAGTTAAATGGGTATGCAGAAATTTACCCAGATTTGTTAGAGGAAGTTACTAATCTTGTAGAATGGCCATCGGCTGTAATCGGTAAATTTGAAACAGAATATTTAAATTTACCAACAGAGGTAATCACCACTGTGATGGTGCATCACCAGCGTTATTTTCCTGTTTTTAAGACTAGTAATCCTCAAGAATTACTGCCCTATTTTGTCACGATTTCTAATGGCGATTCAGCTAAATCAGATATCATTGCTATTGGGAATGAAAGAGTTATTCGTGCGCGTTTGGCTGATGGCAAATTTTTCTATGATGCTGATTTAAAAAATCCCTTGGACAGCTTTTTACCCCAATTGGCAAAAGTGACTTTCCAAGAAGATTTAGGCTCGCTGCTTGATAAAGTGGGGCGAATATCCAAAATTGCCACGCAAATTGCAGAACAATTGCAAGTAAATGAAGATGAACGCCATCATATTCACCGCGCTGCTTTACTGTGCAAGGCAGATTTAGTAAGTCAAATGGTGTACGAATTCCCTGAATTACAGGGAATTATGGGACAAAAATACGCCTTAGCCAGTGGAGAACCACAAGCAGTAGCAACAGCAATTTTTGAGCATTATTTACCACGAGGTGCAGATGATATTTTGCCGCAAACTTTAACAGGGCAAGTTGTTGGTTTAGCAGATAGATTAGATACATTAGGCAGTATCTTTGGCTTGGGAATGATTCCCACAGGTTCCTCCGATCCTTTTGCCTTGCGCCGGGCAGCTAATGCAGTAATTAACATTACATGGGCGGCTGATTTGTCCATCAATTTACAACAGTTATTAGAGCAAATTGCCACAGACTTTGTTTCAGCCCGCGATAAAAATAAAACAGAATTAGTTGCGATTTTGGAAGAATTTTTCCTGCAACGTATCCGCACCTTACTACAAGAAGAAAAACAAATTGATTATGACTTGGTAAATGCTGTTTTGGGAGAAAATGACCGAGATTACGCAGAAAGAGCCTTAAAAGATTTATTGGATGTACGCGATCGCGCTTTATTCTTACAACAAATCCGTAACGACGGCACCCTAGATAAAATCTACGAAACCGTCAATCGTTCGGCACGTTTGGCAGCCCAAGGAGATTTGGATACAAAACAACTCGATCCAACGGTTGCAGTCAGCCCAGAACTATTCCAAAAGCCGTCAGAAGCAGCCTTTTACAACGCCTTAGTAGAATTGTTACCCCAAACTCAAGCCGCCGGGCGATCGCGCAATTATCAACTGTTGGTAGCAGGGCTAGAAGAAATTGCTCCCACAGTCAGTAACTTTTTTGATGGAGCAGAAAGCGTTTTAGTGATGGATCCCGATCCACAGATCAAGCGCAATCGATTACACTTACTTGGTTTATTGCGTAACCACGCCCGTGTATTGGCGGATTTTGGGGCAGTTGTAAAAAATTTGTAG
- the mfd gene encoding transcription-repair coupling factor: MAFSSIVRTLGRSPLTTELINKLNRQQDLHLNGIPRLPKGLIASSLAQTEGQNLFVVCATLEEAGRFSAQLEAMGWQTVHFYPTSEASPYEPFDPETEMTWGQMQVLADLVQVRGQGTGDRGQEIGDRRQIAVVATHAALQLHLPPLEVFKPFCLTIKSGIEFDLDSFGEKITSLGYERVPLVETEGQWSRRGDIVDVFPVSSELPVRLEWFGDEIEQIREFDPSTQRSALDKVEQLILTPTSFSPVVQSALGEEVLETVKTYLSVVEQEQFEAGTSLEGSRRFLGLAFREPASLLDYLPENTLIAIDEPEQCHAHSDRWVENAEEQWLALGSKAADEDGGRSIEQALIALPKIHRWFDDCLAALAEFKRVYLSELAEENQGINLASRGVPATPHSFAKIAEILRQERDRNFSIWLISAQPSRSVSLLQEHDCPAQFIPNPRDYQAIEKLQINHVPIALKYSGMAELEGFILPTFRIVIITDREFYGQHSLATFSYVRKRRKATSKQVDPNKLRPGDFVVHRNHGVGKFLKLESLTINHETREYLVVQYADGLLRVAADQVGALSRFRTTTQKPPELNKMTGKAWENTKNKVRRAIKKLAVDLLKLYAARSQQKGFAFPTDMPWQQELEDSFPYQPTTDQLKAVQDVKRDMESDRPMDRLVCGDVGFGKTEVAIRAIFKAVTAGKQVALLAPTTILTQQHYHTLKERFAPYPINVGLLNRFRTPQERREIQKRLATGELDIVVGTHQLLGKEVTFKELGLLVVDEEQRFGVNQKEKIKTLKTQIDVLTLSATPIPRTLYMSLSGIREMSLITTPPPSRRPIKTHLAAMNSESIRSAIRQELDRGGQVFYVVPRVEGIEETAGNLREMIPGARIAIAHGQMDESELEATMLSFSSGEADILVCTTIIESGLDIPRVNTILIEDAHRFGLAQLYQLRGRVGRAGIQAHAWLFYPKQRTLSDAARQRLRAIQEFTQLGSGYQLAMRDMEIRGVGNLLGAEQSGQMDVIGFDLYMEMLEEAIREIRGQEIPKVDDTQIDLNLTAFIPADYIPDIDQKVSAYRAVAAAKSKEELKQIAAEWSDRYGTVPTPANQLLRVMELKQLGKKLGFSRIKPEAKQHVVLETPMEEPAWNLLAANLPENLKSRFVYSPGKVTVRGLGVFKADQQLQTLIDAFEKMQGAVVEAVVV; encoded by the coding sequence ATGGCTTTTTCTTCCATTGTGCGTACTCTAGGGCGATCGCCGCTCACCACAGAGCTTATTAACAAGCTAAATCGACAACAAGATTTGCATTTAAATGGTATACCCCGGTTGCCAAAAGGCTTGATAGCGTCAAGTTTGGCTCAAACTGAGGGGCAGAATTTGTTTGTGGTTTGTGCAACTTTGGAAGAAGCAGGACGCTTTTCCGCACAGCTAGAGGCGATGGGATGGCAAACTGTGCATTTTTACCCAACTTCCGAAGCCTCTCCCTACGAACCTTTTGATCCTGAGACTGAAATGACTTGGGGACAGATGCAGGTGTTGGCGGATTTAGTCCAAGTGAGGGGACAGGGGACAGGAGATAGGGGACAGGAGATAGGAGACAGGAGACAAATTGCTGTTGTTGCCACTCATGCTGCTCTACAACTGCACCTGCCACCATTAGAAGTTTTCAAACCTTTCTGTCTGACTATTAAGTCTGGTATAGAGTTTGACCTAGATAGTTTTGGCGAAAAAATCACTAGTTTAGGTTACGAGCGGGTTCCTCTGGTAGAAACGGAAGGACAGTGGAGCCGCCGTGGCGATATTGTTGATGTATTTCCAGTGTCTTCTGAGTTGCCAGTACGCTTAGAATGGTTTGGTGATGAGATTGAACAAATACGAGAATTTGATCCGTCCACTCAGCGTTCTGCGTTAGATAAGGTTGAGCAGCTGATTCTCACTCCTACGAGCTTTTCCCCTGTAGTTCAATCGGCTTTAGGTGAAGAGGTGCTAGAAACAGTTAAAACTTATCTTTCTGTAGTTGAACAAGAACAGTTTGAAGCAGGTACATCTTTAGAAGGTAGTCGTCGCTTTTTAGGACTTGCTTTTCGCGAACCAGCTTCATTGTTAGATTATTTACCAGAAAATACCCTGATTGCCATTGATGAGCCAGAACAGTGTCACGCTCACAGCGATCGCTGGGTGGAGAATGCTGAGGAGCAGTGGTTAGCTTTAGGCAGTAAGGCAGCAGACGAGGATGGAGGCAGAAGCATCGAACAAGCCTTGATTGCCTTACCAAAAATTCATCGTTGGTTTGATGATTGTTTGGCTGCGTTGGCAGAGTTCAAGAGAGTATACTTATCAGAACTTGCAGAGGAAAATCAAGGTATAAATCTTGCCAGTCGTGGAGTACCAGCAACGCCTCATTCCTTCGCCAAAATTGCAGAAATACTACGACAAGAGCGCGATCGCAATTTTTCTATTTGGTTAATTTCGGCACAACCGAGTCGTTCTGTATCTCTACTACAAGAACATGACTGCCCGGCTCAGTTTATACCTAATCCCCGTGACTATCAAGCCATTGAAAAGCTACAAATTAATCACGTACCCATCGCCTTAAAATATTCCGGAATGGCAGAGTTAGAAGGTTTTATTCTGCCTACATTCCGTATCGTTATTATTACTGACCGTGAATTTTACGGGCAACATAGTCTCGCGACTTTTAGCTATGTCCGCAAGCGCAGAAAAGCTACTTCTAAACAAGTAGATCCTAATAAACTTCGCCCTGGCGATTTTGTGGTACACAGAAACCACGGTGTAGGTAAATTCCTCAAGTTGGAAAGTCTGACAATTAACCACGAAACCCGTGAGTACTTGGTAGTGCAATATGCCGATGGTTTGCTGCGGGTAGCAGCCGATCAAGTGGGTGCTTTGTCGCGATTTCGGACAACAACTCAGAAACCGCCAGAACTTAATAAAATGACTGGCAAAGCTTGGGAAAACACCAAGAATAAAGTCCGCAGAGCGATTAAGAAATTGGCGGTGGACTTGCTTAAATTGTATGCAGCGCGATCGCAACAAAAAGGTTTTGCCTTTCCAACAGATATGCCTTGGCAGCAGGAACTTGAAGACTCGTTCCCTTACCAACCCACAACCGATCAACTCAAGGCTGTACAAGATGTCAAACGGGATATGGAAAGCGATCGCCCAATGGATCGCTTAGTCTGTGGCGACGTTGGTTTTGGTAAAACTGAAGTAGCTATTCGCGCTATCTTTAAAGCTGTCACCGCCGGGAAACAGGTTGCACTCCTTGCACCTACTACCATCCTAACGCAACAACACTATCACACCCTCAAAGAACGCTTTGCCCCCTACCCGATTAACGTTGGGTTACTCAACCGCTTCCGCACTCCCCAAGAACGGCGCGAAATTCAAAAACGACTGGCAACGGGTGAGTTAGATATTGTTGTGGGTACGCACCAACTTTTGGGTAAAGAAGTTACTTTCAAAGAATTAGGGCTGTTGGTGGTGGATGAAGAACAGCGCTTTGGGGTGAACCAAAAAGAGAAAATTAAAACCCTCAAAACTCAGATTGATGTACTCACCCTCTCCGCTACCCCGATTCCCCGGACATTGTATATGTCTCTATCGGGAATTCGGGAAATGAGTTTGATTACCACACCGCCACCATCCCGCCGCCCAATTAAAACCCATCTGGCAGCGATGAACTCCGAAAGCATCCGTAGCGCAATTCGTCAGGAACTTGACAGAGGCGGGCAAGTTTTCTACGTAGTTCCACGGGTGGAAGGAATTGAAGAGACAGCAGGTAACTTGCGGGAGATGATACCGGGAGCAAGAATAGCGATCGCTCACGGACAAATGGACGAAAGCGAGTTAGAAGCAACGATGCTCTCTTTCAGCAGTGGTGAGGCAGATATCCTTGTCTGTACCACGATTATTGAATCTGGTTTGGATATTCCGCGAGTTAACACTATTTTGATTGAAGATGCCCACCGCTTTGGTTTAGCACAGTTATATCAATTGCGGGGACGTGTAGGACGTGCAGGTATTCAAGCTCATGCTTGGCTATTTTATCCTAAGCAAAGGACGTTATCTGATGCTGCGCGGCAACGCTTGCGGGCAATTCAGGAATTTACTCAATTGGGTTCCGGGTATCAATTAGCAATGCGCGATATGGAAATTCGCGGTGTTGGTAACTTGCTAGGTGCAGAACAATCCGGTCAGATGGATGTAATCGGTTTTGATTTATACATGGAAATGCTGGAAGAAGCGATTCGGGAAATCCGAGGGCAAGAAATTCCCAAAGTTGATGATACGCAGATTGACCTTAACCTGACAGCGTTTATTCCCGCAGATTATATTCCAGATATTGATCAAAAAGTGAGTGCCTACCGGGCGGTGGCGGCTGCTAAGTCTAAAGAAGAACTGAAACAAATTGCTGCTGAGTGGAGCGATCGCTATGGTACTGTTCCCACACCTGCAAATCAATTATTGCGGGTGATGGAATTGAAACAACTAGGCAAAAAGCTAGGCTTTAGCCGCATTAAACCAGAAGCCAAACAGCACGTTGTGTTAGAAACGCCGATGGAGGAACCAGCTTGGAACTTGTTGGCAGCGAATTTACCAGAAAATCTCAAGTCTCGTTTTGTTTATTCACCTGGTAAAGTCACAGTGCGGGGTTTGGGGGTTTTCAAGGCAGATCAACAGTTGCAAACCCTGATTGATGCGTTTGAGAAAATGCAGGGTGCGGTTGTGGAGGCGGTGGTTGTTTAA
- a CDS encoding RNA polymerase sigma factor SigF — protein sequence MPTTVTYELKHEILQLLREYQQSQSAVIRNQLVKLNFGLVRKEAHYWMNQCQESYEDLLQVGCLGLIRAIERFEISKGHAFSSFAIPYIRGEIQHYLRDKGVTVRIPRRYLALQQQAIGVSRSLREKYNRQPTDSELAAALEISSQEWQEIKLAWINRAPLSLDVPVQDGEEGSTSLGELVPDHHYRSFQLAQEDQIRLQQALVKVEKRTREVLEFVFLHDLTQKQVAEQLGISVVTVSRRVKKGLDLLKQLMGGPEE from the coding sequence ATGCCAACTACAGTCACTTACGAACTGAAACATGAAATTTTGCAGTTGTTGCGTGAATATCAGCAATCTCAATCAGCAGTTATTCGCAATCAACTTGTAAAACTCAATTTTGGATTGGTGAGAAAAGAAGCTCACTATTGGATGAATCAATGCCAAGAAAGCTATGAAGACTTGCTTCAAGTCGGTTGTCTGGGTTTAATTCGGGCGATTGAAAGATTTGAAATATCTAAAGGGCATGCTTTCAGTTCCTTTGCTATTCCTTACATTCGCGGTGAAATTCAACACTATCTCCGAGATAAAGGTGTAACAGTACGCATTCCCAGGCGCTACTTAGCCCTACAACAGCAGGCGATCGGAGTTTCGCGTTCTCTACGAGAAAAATATAATCGCCAACCAACCGATTCAGAACTAGCAGCAGCACTGGAAATTTCTTCCCAAGAATGGCAGGAAATTAAATTAGCATGGATTAATCGTGCTCCTCTCAGCTTGGATGTACCAGTACAAGATGGAGAAGAGGGATCTACCAGCTTGGGTGAACTAGTACCAGATCACCATTACCGTAGCTTTCAGTTGGCACAAGAAGATCAAATTCGCCTCCAACAAGCTTTAGTGAAGGTAGAAAAGCGTACTCGTGAAGTTTTAGAGTTTGTTTTTTTACACGATTTGACACAAAAACAAGTAGCAGAACAGCTAGGTATTAGTGTTGTCACTGTTTCCCGTAGAGTCAAAAAAGGACTAGATTTGCTGAAACAGTTAATGGGTGGGCCTGAAGAGTAA